The Crocinitomicaceae bacterium genome includes a region encoding these proteins:
- a CDS encoding SpoIIE family protein phosphatase, with translation MPAAMLSILGYSLLSYALYNADLESPSEILKKVDYKFIESFDFDGAVHTTNDWIDISFCAYNPETKELTYCGANRKLLVIQDKSSYVLNGNRYPLGGWQLENYRSFEEHSIIIEPGAWIYLGSDGFQDQFGGNSLRTGGKKFGSSRLHTLLKSVSQRTGSEQKMILTEEYRRWKKGFDQTDDICLMGVQLF, from the coding sequence GTGCCGGCAGCTATGTTATCTATTCTTGGATATTCCCTCTTGTCGTATGCTTTGTATAATGCAGATCTGGAATCACCATCAGAAATTTTAAAAAAAGTAGATTATAAATTCATTGAATCATTTGATTTTGACGGCGCTGTTCACACAACGAATGATTGGATTGATATTTCATTTTGCGCTTACAATCCTGAAACAAAAGAACTCACGTATTGTGGTGCTAATCGAAAACTATTGGTAATTCAGGACAAAAGCAGTTATGTACTGAACGGTAACCGTTATCCATTAGGAGGTTGGCAATTGGAGAATTACAGAAGTTTTGAAGAGCACAGTATCATCATTGAACCCGGAGCATGGATATATCTTGGTTCTGATGGATTTCAGGATCAGTTTGGTGGAAATTCTCTGCGCACAGGCGGAAAAAAATTTGGCAGCAGCCGACTTCACACCTTATTGAAATCAGTTTCACAACGTACCGGGTCAGAACAAAAAATGATTCTTACTGAAGAGTATAGAAGATGGAAAAAAGGTTTTGATCAAACAGATGATATTTGTTTGATGGGTGTGCAATTATTTTGA
- the murB gene encoding UDP-N-acetylmuramate dehydrogenase — protein sequence MTHQNVSLKPYNTFGMDVNAAVFAAFQTVHELKWMLSQPEFKKLPLLILGGGSNVLLTKNFPGLVLKNDLKGIEIVKQEDDTVFIKASGGENWHDLVLFCIEKGFGGIENMSLIPGSVGAAPMQNIGAYGVEIKDVFHELTALEISSQQERVFTKDDCHFGYRESIFKHELKGLYIILDVTLKLTTKPILNTTYGAIKDELTKAGISQPSLRDVSNAVVAIRKSKLPDPKELGNSGSFFKNPVVLKAQYENLKKNYPDIPGYPEGEFHTKLAAGWLIEQAGWKGKTTGHCGVHKNQALVLVNYGGATGSEIFNLSEEILQSVKEKFGVELEREVNII from the coding sequence ATGACACATCAAAACGTCAGTTTAAAACCTTATAACACGTTCGGTATGGACGTTAACGCAGCCGTGTTTGCGGCATTTCAAACCGTGCATGAATTGAAGTGGATGCTAAGCCAACCTGAATTTAAAAAACTTCCTCTTTTAATTTTAGGAGGCGGAAGTAATGTATTGCTGACAAAAAATTTTCCCGGGCTTGTACTTAAAAATGATTTGAAAGGAATTGAAATTGTAAAACAAGAAGATGACACTGTTTTCATCAAAGCATCCGGTGGAGAGAACTGGCATGACCTTGTACTTTTTTGCATTGAAAAAGGTTTTGGCGGAATAGAAAACATGTCACTCATTCCGGGCAGTGTGGGGGCAGCACCCATGCAAAACATTGGAGCCTATGGGGTTGAAATCAAAGATGTTTTTCATGAACTAACAGCACTTGAAATATCAAGTCAGCAAGAGCGCGTTTTTACAAAAGATGATTGTCATTTTGGATACCGAGAAAGTATTTTCAAACATGAATTAAAAGGCTTGTATATTATTTTGGATGTCACGTTGAAACTAACTACCAAGCCGATTTTGAATACCACATACGGTGCAATAAAAGATGAATTGACAAAAGCCGGCATCAGTCAACCTTCCCTGCGAGATGTGAGCAATGCCGTAGTTGCCATCAGAAAAAGTAAATTGCCTGACCCAAAAGAATTGGGAAACTCAGGAAGTTTTTTTAAAAATCCCGTGGTGCTCAAGGCGCAATATGAAAATCTCAAAAAAAATTACCCGGATATACCTGGGTATCCTGAAGGTGAATTTCACACCAAACTGGCGGCAGGTTGGTTAATTGAGCAAGCCGGATGGAAAGGAAAAACCACAGGGCATTGCGGCGTACATAAAAATCAAGCACTGGTACTTGTGAACTACGGCGGCGCAACCGGTTCAGAAATTTTTAATTTATCCGAAGAAATTCTTCAGTCAGTGAAAGAAAAATTTGGAGTTGAACTGGAGAGAGAAGTGAATATTATTTAG
- a CDS encoding hotdog fold thioesterase encodes MESKLSPREIIEKMMSQDNMSRWLGIEILSYNPGAVSLRMQVRDEMCNGFGVTHGGITYSLADSALAFSANSYGIQSMSIETSISHMKSVHTGDTLIVNTKQLVLTRKTGVFEMEVFNQNNVMVAHFKGTVYRSDKVWE; translated from the coding sequence ATGGAATCAAAACTAAGCCCACGTGAAATCATAGAAAAAATGATGAGTCAAGACAACATGAGTCGCTGGCTTGGAATTGAAATTCTCAGTTATAATCCCGGAGCTGTCAGTCTGCGCATGCAAGTGCGTGATGAAATGTGTAATGGATTTGGTGTAACACACGGTGGCATCACCTATTCTCTGGCAGACAGCGCCCTGGCTTTTTCTGCAAATAGTTACGGTATTCAATCCATGTCTATTGAAACCAGTATCTCGCACATGAAAAGTGTTCATACCGGTGACACACTTATCGTAAACACAAAACAACTTGTACTTACACGCAAAACCGGCGTGTTTGAAATGGAAGTCTTTAATCAGAATAACGTAATGGTAGCACATTTTAAAGGAACTGTTTATCGTTCTGATAAAGTTTGGGAGTGA
- the maf gene encoding septum formation protein Maf: MLDNLKGKKIILASKSPRRQELLRGLGIEFEVRTRDIPEDYPASMAAEDIPVFLAEKKALDFLNDLADNEILITADTIVIHQQNILEKPLDKNHAHAMLRKLADSEHTVVTGVCCMSKTKKITFSDKTKVYFGPLTDAEIDYYIEHYKPYDKAGSYGAQDWIGLTAIHRLKGSYFNVMGLPTHRLYDELKKF, translated from the coding sequence ATGCTGGATAACCTGAAAGGAAAAAAAATAATTCTTGCTTCTAAATCGCCACGTCGTCAAGAACTTCTACGCGGACTTGGAATTGAATTTGAAGTGCGCACACGAGATATTCCGGAAGATTACCCTGCATCCATGGCTGCAGAAGACATTCCGGTTTTTCTGGCAGAAAAAAAAGCACTTGATTTTTTAAATGACCTCGCTGACAATGAAATTCTCATCACGGCAGATACCATCGTTATTCATCAGCAAAATATACTTGAAAAACCTTTGGATAAAAATCATGCGCATGCCATGTTGCGCAAGCTGGCTGATTCAGAACATACCGTAGTTACCGGAGTTTGTTGTATGAGCAAAACAAAAAAAATAACTTTCTCAGATAAAACAAAAGTCTATTTTGGTCCGCTGACCGATGCAGAAATTGATTATTATATTGAACATTACAAACCCTATGACAAAGCCGGTTCATACGGTGCGCAAGATTGGATAGGCCTCACCGCCATTCACCGTTTGAAAGGTTCA